From Ictidomys tridecemlineatus isolate mIctTri1 chromosome 2, mIctTri1.hap1, whole genome shotgun sequence, the proteins below share one genomic window:
- the Trmt2a gene encoding tRNA (uracil-5-)-methyltransferase homolog A isoform X2 produces the protein MRRSWGGVGIPWKKRWDKKASEPMEVCSQRCSNVLDSPEAPLPREKQEEKEGPRTVAGSGPQPGLYSYIRDDLFTSEIFKLELQNVPRHASFSDVRRFLGRFGLQPHKTKLFGQPPCAFVTFRSAAERDKALRVLHGALWKGRPLSVRLARPKADPMARKRQQEGEPPAMRVADVVTPFWTVPYAEQLERKRLECEQVLQRLAKEIGNTNRTLLPWLLTQRHKHNKACCPLEGVRPSPQQTEYRNKCEFLVGVGVDGEDNTVGCRLGKYKGGTCAVAAPFDTVHIPEATKRVVKSFQEFIRSTPYSAYDPETYAGHWKQLTVRTSRRGQAMAIAYFHPQKLSHEELAGLKASLVQHFMEGPGRTSGVTCLYFVEEGQRKTPSQEGLLLEHVAGDRCIQEDLLGLTFQISPHAFFQVNTPAAEVLYTVIQDWAQLDKESTVLDVCCGTGTIGLALAWKVKRVIGIELCQEAVEDARVNAHANELSNVEFHCGRAEDLVPTLVCRLASQQLVAILDPPRAGLHSKVILAIRRAENLKRLLYVSCNPRAAMGNFVDLCRAPSNRVKGIPFRPVKAVAVDLFPQTPHCEMLILFERVEHPNSTEVLEHQGPLAQPSQEPANDTTLEIGASFSS, from the exons ATGCGGAGGAGTTGGGGTGGGGTAGGAATCCCCTGGAAGAAGAGGTGGGATAAAAAG GCCTCAGAGCCCATGGAGGTCTGCAGCCAGCGTTGCAGCAATGTCCTGGACAGCCCAGAAGCCCCATTACCCcgggagaagcaggaggagaaagaggggccTAGGACTGTTGCAGGCTCTGGTCCTCAACCTGGGCTTTACAGTTACATCAGGGATGACTTGTTCACCTCAGAGATCTTCAAGCTAGAGCTGCAGAATGTGCCTCGACATGCCAGCTTCAGCGATGTCCGACGTTTTTTGGGCCGCTTTGGCCTGCAGCCCCATAAAACAAAACTCTTTGGGCAACCACCCTGTGCCTTTGTGACCTTTCGCAGTGCTGCTGAGCGGGACAAGGCCCTTCGGGTGCTACATGGAGCCCTCTGGAAAGGCCGCCCACTCAGCGTGCGCCTGGCCCGCCCCAAGGCGGACCCCATGGCCAGGAAGAGGCAGCAAGAGGGTGAGCCACCAGCAATGCGAGTTGCTGATGTGGTGACCCCTTTTTGGACAGTGCCCTATGCTGAGCAGCTGGAGCGAAAGCGGCTGGAGTGTGAGCAGGTGCTGCAAAGGCTTGCCAA GGAAATTGGAAACACCAATCGCACACTGCTGCCCTGGCTGCTCACACAGAGGCACAAGCACAACAAGGCCTGCTGCCCACTGGAGGGGGTCAGGCCATCACCCCAGCAG ACTGAGTATCGTAATAAGTGTGAGTTTCTGGTTGGCGTTGGGGTGGATGGGGAAGATAACACTGTTGGCTGCCGACTTGGCAAATACAAGGGTGGGACGTGTGCTGTAGCAGCCCCCTTTGACACAGTGCATATCCCTGAAGCCACGAAACGGGTGGTGAAATCCTTCCAGGAATTCATACG GTCCACCCCATACTCTGCATATGACCCTGAGACATATGCAGGCCACTGGAAGCAGCTGACTGTACGCACCAGCCGCCGCGGCCAGGCCATGGCCATTGCCTACTTCCACCCCCAG AAACTGAGCCATGAGGAACTGGCAGGGCTGAAGGCCTCCCTGGTACAACATTTCATGGAGGGACCAGGCAGGACCAGCGGGGTGACCTGTCTTTACTTCGTGGAGGAGGGACAGCG AAAGACTCCCAGCCAGGAGGGCCTACTCTTGGAGCATGTGGCTGGGGACCGGTGTATTCAGGAGGACCTGCTTGGGCTGACCTTCCAGATCTCTCCTCATGCCTTTTTCCAG GTGAACACACCTGCAGCTGAGGTGCTCTACACAGTCATCCAGGATTGGGCCCAGCTGGACAAGGAAAGTACAGTGTTGGATGTGTGCTGTGGCACCGGTACCATTGGCCTGGCCCTTGCCTGG AAGGTAAAGAGAGTCATTGGGATTGAGCTATGCCAGGAGGCTGTGGAGGATGCCCGGGTGAATGCCCATGCCAATG AGCTAAGCAACGTTGAATTCCACTGCGGGAGGGCCGAGGACCTGGTGCCCACTCTGGTGTGCAGACTGGCCTCCCAACAACTTGTGGCCATCTTGGACCCACCGCGAGCTGGCCTGC ATTCCAAGGTGATCCTTGCCATCCGAAGAGCTGAGAACCTCAAGCGGCTCCTGTATGTCTCATGCAACCCCCGGGCAGCCATGGGCAATTTTGTGGA CCTCTGCAGGGCCCCATCTAACCGGGTCAAGGGCATCCCCTTCCGACCAGTCAAAGCTGTGGCAGTGGACCTGTTCCCACAAACCCCACACTGTGAGATGCTCATTCTGTTCGAGAGGGTGGAACACCCTAATAGTACAGAAGTCCTAGAGCACCAAGGCCCTCTAGCCCAGCCCTCACAAGAGCCCGCTAATGATACCACACTGGAAATTGGGGCCTCCTTTTCATCGTAG
- the Ranbp1 gene encoding ran-specific GTPase-activating protein isoform X2 codes for MRAKLFRFASENDLPEWKERGTGDVKLLKHKEKGTIRLLMRRDKTLKICANHYITPTMELKPNAGSDRAWVWNTHADFADEYPKPELLAIRFLNAENAQKFKTKFEECRKAIEEREKKGLGKNDNAEKVTEKLEALSVKEENKEPGEETEEKSEKQ; via the exons AT GCGAGCAAAGCTATTTCGATTTGCTTCAGAGAATGATCTTCCAGAATGGAAGGAACGAGGCACTGGTGATGTCAAGCTCCTGAAACATAAGGAGAAAGGAACCATCCGCCTTCTCATGAGGAGGGACAAGACCCTGAAGATATGCGCCAACCACTATA TCACGCCAACGATGGAACTGAAGCCAAACGCCGGCAGCGACCGTGCCTGGGTTTGGAACACCCATGCTGACTTTGCTGATGAGTACCCTAAGCCAGAGCTGCTCGCCATCCGCTTCCTAAACGCTGAGA ATgcacaaaaattcaaaacaaagttTGAAGAATGCAGGAAAGCgattgaagagagagaaaagaaag GACTGGGCAAAAATGATAATGCTGAAAAAGTGACCGAAAAGCTGGAAGCTCTTTCTGTGAAGGAGGAGAACAAGGAACCTGGAGAGGAGACCGAGGAGAAATCGGAGAAGCAATGA
- the Trmt2a gene encoding tRNA (uracil-5-)-methyltransferase homolog A isoform X1: MKGDAGGDAEELGWGRNPLEEEASEPMEVCSQRCSNVLDSPEAPLPREKQEEKEGPRTVAGSGPQPGLYSYIRDDLFTSEIFKLELQNVPRHASFSDVRRFLGRFGLQPHKTKLFGQPPCAFVTFRSAAERDKALRVLHGALWKGRPLSVRLARPKADPMARKRQQEGEPPAMRVADVVTPFWTVPYAEQLERKRLECEQVLQRLAKEIGNTNRTLLPWLLTQRHKHNKACCPLEGVRPSPQQTEYRNKCEFLVGVGVDGEDNTVGCRLGKYKGGTCAVAAPFDTVHIPEATKRVVKSFQEFIRSTPYSAYDPETYAGHWKQLTVRTSRRGQAMAIAYFHPQKLSHEELAGLKASLVQHFMEGPGRTSGVTCLYFVEEGQRKTPSQEGLLLEHVAGDRCIQEDLLGLTFQISPHAFFQVNTPAAEVLYTVIQDWAQLDKESTVLDVCCGTGTIGLALAWKVKRVIGIELCQEAVEDARVNAHANELSNVEFHCGRAEDLVPTLVCRLASQQLVAILDPPRAGLHSKVILAIRRAENLKRLLYVSCNPRAAMGNFVDLCRAPSNRVKGIPFRPVKAVAVDLFPQTPHCEMLILFERVEHPNSTEVLEHQGPLAQPSQEPANDTTLEIGASFSS; encoded by the exons ATGAAGGGAGACGCGGGCGGAGATGCGGAGGAGTTGGGGTGGGGTAGGAATCCCCTGGAAGAAGAG GCCTCAGAGCCCATGGAGGTCTGCAGCCAGCGTTGCAGCAATGTCCTGGACAGCCCAGAAGCCCCATTACCCcgggagaagcaggaggagaaagaggggccTAGGACTGTTGCAGGCTCTGGTCCTCAACCTGGGCTTTACAGTTACATCAGGGATGACTTGTTCACCTCAGAGATCTTCAAGCTAGAGCTGCAGAATGTGCCTCGACATGCCAGCTTCAGCGATGTCCGACGTTTTTTGGGCCGCTTTGGCCTGCAGCCCCATAAAACAAAACTCTTTGGGCAACCACCCTGTGCCTTTGTGACCTTTCGCAGTGCTGCTGAGCGGGACAAGGCCCTTCGGGTGCTACATGGAGCCCTCTGGAAAGGCCGCCCACTCAGCGTGCGCCTGGCCCGCCCCAAGGCGGACCCCATGGCCAGGAAGAGGCAGCAAGAGGGTGAGCCACCAGCAATGCGAGTTGCTGATGTGGTGACCCCTTTTTGGACAGTGCCCTATGCTGAGCAGCTGGAGCGAAAGCGGCTGGAGTGTGAGCAGGTGCTGCAAAGGCTTGCCAA GGAAATTGGAAACACCAATCGCACACTGCTGCCCTGGCTGCTCACACAGAGGCACAAGCACAACAAGGCCTGCTGCCCACTGGAGGGGGTCAGGCCATCACCCCAGCAG ACTGAGTATCGTAATAAGTGTGAGTTTCTGGTTGGCGTTGGGGTGGATGGGGAAGATAACACTGTTGGCTGCCGACTTGGCAAATACAAGGGTGGGACGTGTGCTGTAGCAGCCCCCTTTGACACAGTGCATATCCCTGAAGCCACGAAACGGGTGGTGAAATCCTTCCAGGAATTCATACG GTCCACCCCATACTCTGCATATGACCCTGAGACATATGCAGGCCACTGGAAGCAGCTGACTGTACGCACCAGCCGCCGCGGCCAGGCCATGGCCATTGCCTACTTCCACCCCCAG AAACTGAGCCATGAGGAACTGGCAGGGCTGAAGGCCTCCCTGGTACAACATTTCATGGAGGGACCAGGCAGGACCAGCGGGGTGACCTGTCTTTACTTCGTGGAGGAGGGACAGCG AAAGACTCCCAGCCAGGAGGGCCTACTCTTGGAGCATGTGGCTGGGGACCGGTGTATTCAGGAGGACCTGCTTGGGCTGACCTTCCAGATCTCTCCTCATGCCTTTTTCCAG GTGAACACACCTGCAGCTGAGGTGCTCTACACAGTCATCCAGGATTGGGCCCAGCTGGACAAGGAAAGTACAGTGTTGGATGTGTGCTGTGGCACCGGTACCATTGGCCTGGCCCTTGCCTGG AAGGTAAAGAGAGTCATTGGGATTGAGCTATGCCAGGAGGCTGTGGAGGATGCCCGGGTGAATGCCCATGCCAATG AGCTAAGCAACGTTGAATTCCACTGCGGGAGGGCCGAGGACCTGGTGCCCACTCTGGTGTGCAGACTGGCCTCCCAACAACTTGTGGCCATCTTGGACCCACCGCGAGCTGGCCTGC ATTCCAAGGTGATCCTTGCCATCCGAAGAGCTGAGAACCTCAAGCGGCTCCTGTATGTCTCATGCAACCCCCGGGCAGCCATGGGCAATTTTGTGGA CCTCTGCAGGGCCCCATCTAACCGGGTCAAGGGCATCCCCTTCCGACCAGTCAAAGCTGTGGCAGTGGACCTGTTCCCACAAACCCCACACTGTGAGATGCTCATTCTGTTCGAGAGGGTGGAACACCCTAATAGTACAGAAGTCCTAGAGCACCAAGGCCCTCTAGCCCAGCCCTCACAAGAGCCCGCTAATGATACCACACTGGAAATTGGGGCCTCCTTTTCATCGTAG
- the Trmt2a gene encoding tRNA (uracil-5-)-methyltransferase homolog A isoform X4: MRRSWGGASEPMEVCSQRCSNVLDSPEAPLPREKQEEKEGPRTVAGSGPQPGLYSYIRDDLFTSEIFKLELQNVPRHASFSDVRRFLGRFGLQPHKTKLFGQPPCAFVTFRSAAERDKALRVLHGALWKGRPLSVRLARPKADPMARKRQQEGEPPAMRVADVVTPFWTVPYAEQLERKRLECEQVLQRLAKEIGNTNRTLLPWLLTQRHKHNKACCPLEGVRPSPQQTEYRNKCEFLVGVGVDGEDNTVGCRLGKYKGGTCAVAAPFDTVHIPEATKRVVKSFQEFIRSTPYSAYDPETYAGHWKQLTVRTSRRGQAMAIAYFHPQKLSHEELAGLKASLVQHFMEGPGRTSGVTCLYFVEEGQRKTPSQEGLLLEHVAGDRCIQEDLLGLTFQISPHAFFQVNTPAAEVLYTVIQDWAQLDKESTVLDVCCGTGTIGLALAWKVKRVIGIELCQEAVEDARVNAHANELSNVEFHCGRAEDLVPTLVCRLASQQLVAILDPPRAGLHSKVILAIRRAENLKRLLYVSCNPRAAMGNFVDLCRAPSNRVKGIPFRPVKAVAVDLFPQTPHCEMLILFERVEHPNSTEVLEHQGPLAQPSQEPANDTTLEIGASFSS, from the exons ATGCGGAGGAGTTGGGGTGGG GCCTCAGAGCCCATGGAGGTCTGCAGCCAGCGTTGCAGCAATGTCCTGGACAGCCCAGAAGCCCCATTACCCcgggagaagcaggaggagaaagaggggccTAGGACTGTTGCAGGCTCTGGTCCTCAACCTGGGCTTTACAGTTACATCAGGGATGACTTGTTCACCTCAGAGATCTTCAAGCTAGAGCTGCAGAATGTGCCTCGACATGCCAGCTTCAGCGATGTCCGACGTTTTTTGGGCCGCTTTGGCCTGCAGCCCCATAAAACAAAACTCTTTGGGCAACCACCCTGTGCCTTTGTGACCTTTCGCAGTGCTGCTGAGCGGGACAAGGCCCTTCGGGTGCTACATGGAGCCCTCTGGAAAGGCCGCCCACTCAGCGTGCGCCTGGCCCGCCCCAAGGCGGACCCCATGGCCAGGAAGAGGCAGCAAGAGGGTGAGCCACCAGCAATGCGAGTTGCTGATGTGGTGACCCCTTTTTGGACAGTGCCCTATGCTGAGCAGCTGGAGCGAAAGCGGCTGGAGTGTGAGCAGGTGCTGCAAAGGCTTGCCAA GGAAATTGGAAACACCAATCGCACACTGCTGCCCTGGCTGCTCACACAGAGGCACAAGCACAACAAGGCCTGCTGCCCACTGGAGGGGGTCAGGCCATCACCCCAGCAG ACTGAGTATCGTAATAAGTGTGAGTTTCTGGTTGGCGTTGGGGTGGATGGGGAAGATAACACTGTTGGCTGCCGACTTGGCAAATACAAGGGTGGGACGTGTGCTGTAGCAGCCCCCTTTGACACAGTGCATATCCCTGAAGCCACGAAACGGGTGGTGAAATCCTTCCAGGAATTCATACG GTCCACCCCATACTCTGCATATGACCCTGAGACATATGCAGGCCACTGGAAGCAGCTGACTGTACGCACCAGCCGCCGCGGCCAGGCCATGGCCATTGCCTACTTCCACCCCCAG AAACTGAGCCATGAGGAACTGGCAGGGCTGAAGGCCTCCCTGGTACAACATTTCATGGAGGGACCAGGCAGGACCAGCGGGGTGACCTGTCTTTACTTCGTGGAGGAGGGACAGCG AAAGACTCCCAGCCAGGAGGGCCTACTCTTGGAGCATGTGGCTGGGGACCGGTGTATTCAGGAGGACCTGCTTGGGCTGACCTTCCAGATCTCTCCTCATGCCTTTTTCCAG GTGAACACACCTGCAGCTGAGGTGCTCTACACAGTCATCCAGGATTGGGCCCAGCTGGACAAGGAAAGTACAGTGTTGGATGTGTGCTGTGGCACCGGTACCATTGGCCTGGCCCTTGCCTGG AAGGTAAAGAGAGTCATTGGGATTGAGCTATGCCAGGAGGCTGTGGAGGATGCCCGGGTGAATGCCCATGCCAATG AGCTAAGCAACGTTGAATTCCACTGCGGGAGGGCCGAGGACCTGGTGCCCACTCTGGTGTGCAGACTGGCCTCCCAACAACTTGTGGCCATCTTGGACCCACCGCGAGCTGGCCTGC ATTCCAAGGTGATCCTTGCCATCCGAAGAGCTGAGAACCTCAAGCGGCTCCTGTATGTCTCATGCAACCCCCGGGCAGCCATGGGCAATTTTGTGGA CCTCTGCAGGGCCCCATCTAACCGGGTCAAGGGCATCCCCTTCCGACCAGTCAAAGCTGTGGCAGTGGACCTGTTCCCACAAACCCCACACTGTGAGATGCTCATTCTGTTCGAGAGGGTGGAACACCCTAATAGTACAGAAGTCCTAGAGCACCAAGGCCCTCTAGCCCAGCCCTCACAAGAGCCCGCTAATGATACCACACTGGAAATTGGGGCCTCCTTTTCATCGTAG
- the Trmt2a gene encoding tRNA (uracil-5-)-methyltransferase homolog A isoform X3, whose protein sequence is MSEKPNNEASEPMEVCSQRCSNVLDSPEAPLPREKQEEKEGPRTVAGSGPQPGLYSYIRDDLFTSEIFKLELQNVPRHASFSDVRRFLGRFGLQPHKTKLFGQPPCAFVTFRSAAERDKALRVLHGALWKGRPLSVRLARPKADPMARKRQQEGEPPAMRVADVVTPFWTVPYAEQLERKRLECEQVLQRLAKEIGNTNRTLLPWLLTQRHKHNKACCPLEGVRPSPQQTEYRNKCEFLVGVGVDGEDNTVGCRLGKYKGGTCAVAAPFDTVHIPEATKRVVKSFQEFIRSTPYSAYDPETYAGHWKQLTVRTSRRGQAMAIAYFHPQKLSHEELAGLKASLVQHFMEGPGRTSGVTCLYFVEEGQRKTPSQEGLLLEHVAGDRCIQEDLLGLTFQISPHAFFQVNTPAAEVLYTVIQDWAQLDKESTVLDVCCGTGTIGLALAWKVKRVIGIELCQEAVEDARVNAHANELSNVEFHCGRAEDLVPTLVCRLASQQLVAILDPPRAGLHSKVILAIRRAENLKRLLYVSCNPRAAMGNFVDLCRAPSNRVKGIPFRPVKAVAVDLFPQTPHCEMLILFERVEHPNSTEVLEHQGPLAQPSQEPANDTTLEIGASFSS, encoded by the exons ATGAGTGAGAAGCCGAACAACGAA GCCTCAGAGCCCATGGAGGTCTGCAGCCAGCGTTGCAGCAATGTCCTGGACAGCCCAGAAGCCCCATTACCCcgggagaagcaggaggagaaagaggggccTAGGACTGTTGCAGGCTCTGGTCCTCAACCTGGGCTTTACAGTTACATCAGGGATGACTTGTTCACCTCAGAGATCTTCAAGCTAGAGCTGCAGAATGTGCCTCGACATGCCAGCTTCAGCGATGTCCGACGTTTTTTGGGCCGCTTTGGCCTGCAGCCCCATAAAACAAAACTCTTTGGGCAACCACCCTGTGCCTTTGTGACCTTTCGCAGTGCTGCTGAGCGGGACAAGGCCCTTCGGGTGCTACATGGAGCCCTCTGGAAAGGCCGCCCACTCAGCGTGCGCCTGGCCCGCCCCAAGGCGGACCCCATGGCCAGGAAGAGGCAGCAAGAGGGTGAGCCACCAGCAATGCGAGTTGCTGATGTGGTGACCCCTTTTTGGACAGTGCCCTATGCTGAGCAGCTGGAGCGAAAGCGGCTGGAGTGTGAGCAGGTGCTGCAAAGGCTTGCCAA GGAAATTGGAAACACCAATCGCACACTGCTGCCCTGGCTGCTCACACAGAGGCACAAGCACAACAAGGCCTGCTGCCCACTGGAGGGGGTCAGGCCATCACCCCAGCAG ACTGAGTATCGTAATAAGTGTGAGTTTCTGGTTGGCGTTGGGGTGGATGGGGAAGATAACACTGTTGGCTGCCGACTTGGCAAATACAAGGGTGGGACGTGTGCTGTAGCAGCCCCCTTTGACACAGTGCATATCCCTGAAGCCACGAAACGGGTGGTGAAATCCTTCCAGGAATTCATACG GTCCACCCCATACTCTGCATATGACCCTGAGACATATGCAGGCCACTGGAAGCAGCTGACTGTACGCACCAGCCGCCGCGGCCAGGCCATGGCCATTGCCTACTTCCACCCCCAG AAACTGAGCCATGAGGAACTGGCAGGGCTGAAGGCCTCCCTGGTACAACATTTCATGGAGGGACCAGGCAGGACCAGCGGGGTGACCTGTCTTTACTTCGTGGAGGAGGGACAGCG AAAGACTCCCAGCCAGGAGGGCCTACTCTTGGAGCATGTGGCTGGGGACCGGTGTATTCAGGAGGACCTGCTTGGGCTGACCTTCCAGATCTCTCCTCATGCCTTTTTCCAG GTGAACACACCTGCAGCTGAGGTGCTCTACACAGTCATCCAGGATTGGGCCCAGCTGGACAAGGAAAGTACAGTGTTGGATGTGTGCTGTGGCACCGGTACCATTGGCCTGGCCCTTGCCTGG AAGGTAAAGAGAGTCATTGGGATTGAGCTATGCCAGGAGGCTGTGGAGGATGCCCGGGTGAATGCCCATGCCAATG AGCTAAGCAACGTTGAATTCCACTGCGGGAGGGCCGAGGACCTGGTGCCCACTCTGGTGTGCAGACTGGCCTCCCAACAACTTGTGGCCATCTTGGACCCACCGCGAGCTGGCCTGC ATTCCAAGGTGATCCTTGCCATCCGAAGAGCTGAGAACCTCAAGCGGCTCCTGTATGTCTCATGCAACCCCCGGGCAGCCATGGGCAATTTTGTGGA CCTCTGCAGGGCCCCATCTAACCGGGTCAAGGGCATCCCCTTCCGACCAGTCAAAGCTGTGGCAGTGGACCTGTTCCCACAAACCCCACACTGTGAGATGCTCATTCTGTTCGAGAGGGTGGAACACCCTAATAGTACAGAAGTCCTAGAGCACCAAGGCCCTCTAGCCCAGCCCTCACAAGAGCCCGCTAATGATACCACACTGGAAATTGGGGCCTCCTTTTCATCGTAG
- the Ranbp1 gene encoding ran-specific GTPase-activating protein isoform X1: protein MAAAQDPHQDHDTSTENADESNHDPQFEPIVSLPEQEIKTLEEDEEELFKMRAKLFRFASENDLPEWKERGTGDVKLLKHKEKGTIRLLMRRDKTLKICANHYITPTMELKPNAGSDRAWVWNTHADFADEYPKPELLAIRFLNAENAQKFKTKFEECRKAIEEREKKGLGKNDNAEKVTEKLEALSVKEENKEPGEETEEKSEKQ, encoded by the exons ATGGCGGCCGCCCAG GACCCTCATCAGGACCATGATACCTCTACTGAGAATGCAGACGAGTCCAATCACGACCCCCAGTTTGAGCCTATAGTTTCGCTCCCTGAGCAAGAAATTAAAACGctggaggaagatgaagaggaacTTTTTAAGAT GCGAGCAAAGCTATTTCGATTTGCTTCAGAGAATGATCTTCCAGAATGGAAGGAACGAGGCACTGGTGATGTCAAGCTCCTGAAACATAAGGAGAAAGGAACCATCCGCCTTCTCATGAGGAGGGACAAGACCCTGAAGATATGCGCCAACCACTATA TCACGCCAACGATGGAACTGAAGCCAAACGCCGGCAGCGACCGTGCCTGGGTTTGGAACACCCATGCTGACTTTGCTGATGAGTACCCTAAGCCAGAGCTGCTCGCCATCCGCTTCCTAAACGCTGAGA ATgcacaaaaattcaaaacaaagttTGAAGAATGCAGGAAAGCgattgaagagagagaaaagaaag GACTGGGCAAAAATGATAATGCTGAAAAAGTGACCGAAAAGCTGGAAGCTCTTTCTGTGAAGGAGGAGAACAAGGAACCTGGAGAGGAGACCGAGGAGAAATCGGAGAAGCAATGA